From the Haladaptatus caseinilyticus genome, the window CGTATCGCGTCGGCGCGAAGGGAATTGACTATACGATTGACGTTACGTTTCGTGAAGGCGAGTCAGACCCAGCGTTTGAGCCGACTCCCGCGTCGAACGATCCACTCACCGACACCGCCGGATGGTACCGCGGCGATCTACACCTTCACACCGTCCATTCTGACGGCGATTATACCCCCAAAGATATTCTCGACGGTGCGAGAGACAACGGCCTCGATTTCATCGTTTCCACCGAGCATAGTACGACGACGACAAGTCTGGTGTGGGGGAACTATACCCGTCCAGATCAGCGACCACTCATCATCGACGGCGAGGAAATCACAACACGAGCAGGCCATTACAACGCTATTGGCTTAGAGCCTGGCCAATGGATCGACTGGCGCTATCAGCCGGAAAATGACGTCCTTGATCGATTCGTTGAGGAGGTTCATGATGTCGGCGGCATCACGGTCGCTAATCATCCGTTCTGTCCATACAAAGGCTGTGACTGGCGGTTCACCTATGAACACATGGATGCGATCGAGGTGTGGAACGGGCCGTGGTCCTGGGAGGACGAAGCTGCGCTCCAAACCTGGGATCGAATGCTTCGTGACGGTCACGTGCTCCCTGCTGTTGGTGGGAGCGATGCACACGACCCAGGCGACGTGATCGGTCTTCCACAGACGGTCGTACGGGCAGATCGACTGGGGCCTGACGGACTCATCGCTGGCCTTGCCAATGGTCACGCCTATATCGCTGAATCAGCCGATGTGACGGTGACACTGACAGCAACGTCTACATCCCAGAACGCTTCACTTGGCGAGACCCTCGAAGTTCATCCGGAAACACCGGTCAATGTAACGCTTGAAGTGACCGGAGCGTCCAGCGCCGAAGCGACGTTCCACACACAAGAAAGCATTATGAAGATAGTGCCGATAGAGAGCAAACAGCAGAAAACAACGTACAACACGAACGCGAAAGCCACCGATTTCGTACGAGTTGAGGTTCGGAAACAGAACGGAGATATGGTCGCACTCACGAATCCGATCTTCCTCAAATCGTTCTGTTGAACTCGGGCAATGCCCTTTGGATGGAGACAGCTCCGAGACCATATAATAAGATGAACAATGAGTATGATTTGTCTTGGGAGTAAGATCGGATATCTGTTTCCGGATGTTTAAGACGGAATATCCCCCCTGATCTCAAGGAGTTGGAGACAACGTCGGCCGAACCGCCGGTGAGCAATAAGTGAGGACAGCAAATAAATCGAGGCATGCCGCTATCCACAGAGATAGATGTTCTCGTCGATGCGAACATCTTTATCGCGATTGGGCATCCGACGAACCCGCGGTACAAACGATTCCAACAAGTAGCGCAAACTGCGGGTGTCGTGCTCAAACTACCCCACCGTGCTATCGGTGAGATCGGTGGCCCAGACAGAAACTGGATTCGAATCGCTCTCGAACAAGGATGGGCCGAGATCATCAACACACCAGCACCAACGGTCGGGAATGTCAGTGTAGAGAGCGAGTATTCAAGACCAGATATGTGAATACAGAGGATATGGCCGCGTTTCGTCGAGCAGGTAACGAACAGGTCAACGTCTTCGAGGTCAGCAATGTCTACCTGTTCAACACTACTTGAAGGGTCAGGAGGTGTTTGCTCGGCTCAAACCGTACTACAACAACCAGCAGTACCGCTTTGAAGTCCCGTTCGAGGATTACGACGGGATCCGTGCATTTCTCGATGGCCGTGGGTACGGGCTGGTCGTGGTCGACGCACTTGACGCATTTGTCGTAGTGGTCACGAAGTACACAGCCCATCCGGAGAATATGTTTAAAGCGTCAGTCATCCAGCGCAGCGTCGACGACTACAGCTGCTTTCTGCTGACTGATCAGGTCGCCGTCGAGCAGGCTGTCCATGAGGGCGCAACGCGACTCACAGATACTGATCTCGAGAATCCATTTTGAACACAGTGCGTACGGAGGACAGTGGCGTCAGGATGGGATAGTATGATCGAGGGGTATTCTCGACCGTCGGATAGACACAGCTTATAGTGTGTGCCAAATAGTTCGTTTGAGTGCCAAACTTTTAGTATCCATGCACCGAAGAAGACGGTAATGAGTAACAAGAACCCACGGTGGCCAGACGGTATGGATGGCGCAGAGCGCGTCCAGCACGTCGCAGCCACACGGACGGCCCCACGAAACGCAAGTTGGATCGCCGAGGAGGCAGACGTCTCACGGGATACAGCCGTGAAATACCTCACTCGGCTGGTCGAGCAAGGGGAACTCACTGCGGTTGAAACGGATGCGGGCACCTGCTACAAACCAGATGGCGTTACACAGTTCCTTCGCGAGGTTCGCCAGCTCGCGGAGAACAACTCGATGGACGACCTGACCGCAGAACTCCACGCAATCGGCGATGAAATCGATTCATGGCAAGCGACATACGACGTCGACTCGCTTGATGACTTGCGCCGCAGTCTCGGGAATGACGAACTGGGAGGCGAGGAGCGGCGTGAGCGACAGGAGATCGTCGAGGAATGGGAATACAACATCGAGATACGGGAAGCACTCCAACTGGCGATCAGCTTGAAAAGTTCGCTCACGACGCTTGGAGCGGACCCATCCGTCCACGGAAGTTCCTTTGAAGGACTGTCACAAGAAGGGTAGTCTAGATGGTGATCTTTCTTGCTGGAGGTCGAGGCTATACTCGACGTGAAGGCCTTCGTCGTCTCAACGAACGCATAGCGAATACGCCCGGTGTCTCGAACGTTCGGTATGAACCATCCTGATTGCGGCCTCGAACCGTGATTGGTGACGTGGATGTTGAGATGTTTCTTTGCGAGGAATTCCCACGGAAGGAAGCATAACTCGAAGTGACGTGGCGACCACGCGAGGACGTTGCTGTCCAGCGAGTTCACTGGATTGATGATGCGGTGAGTCTCGGCTGGCACAAAGACGATGACCATGACGATTTGGGAACGACACACTTTCAGTGTGAGTCTGCCGACGATCGAGTGCACGAACCGGGGCACATCGAAGTGGAAGCCCCGTTGAGCTTTCTCGAAATCTGTCTGAATCGGCTTCCGGACCGGCTCGATGAAACGAGATAACCTGCCATGAAACACCTAGTGCAGGAGTATCGAAACGGGCGGCTTGTGGTGTGGATAGCCTCGAAAGCCCCCGCACGCTCGACGGCTGCGTCTCGCTGCGCTCCTCTCTGTGTTACGGTGCTTACGTCGCCTCGCTCATCGAGCGCACGGCCCCTTTCAATCCCACCCAGTTCGGACGACCAGGTTAGCTCTCCCACTGTTTTGACTGGTGATTCTCTCCGGCACGCCCCGCTCGCCGCGTGCCGCCTTCCGGTGAGCACAGCTCACCGACGTCCCACTCACTGTGTTCGCGGGACCTCCGCATCGCTCGCGACCGACCAGTCCGGGCATGCGGCCTCCGGCCGTTCCGGGCATCTGGTTTCGACGCCAGCACCAAGCGCGCTATCGGTTGCGTCTCCCGCTGGTCGACGGACACGAAACCGGCTTGTGTGCTGGGCGCTCGCTTCGGGCGGGTCGCCGCGCGGTGCTGGTACTATTCTCTTCGAAAACGCGCGCTCGCTTCGCGCCCAGGGGGACGCTCGCGAAGGCGCAAGCGAGCGCGCGCAGGAGAATGGATGCGTTGTGCAGTGTAGAGTTGTGACTCGTATAGGAGCGAGTGTCGGAAAAGACGCGATAGGAGGCGCGCCTTCGGTCGAAATCACATTGTGAGTGATTCCAATGAGTAGTAAACAGACGATCGGTCAAATAGTTTCGGTTGACGAACAGGCGATTGAATGTAGTGAAGAGCAATTCGAGAGTGTTGAGAAGACACCTGAGCTGCGGCCGTCGGTTGAGCAGACGATCCAAGGGAAGGTGGATACGAATCATCCGGATGGGGTCGGCCGTGGACTGACGTTAGCAGCAGAAGAGCGATTGGTGGCACGAGAAACAGAAATCACACGAACGCGTGAGCGGTGGGATCGGGCACAGGATTCGGAGCGGGAAGTGCAGTGTCGGCGAGCATCGAAAGCAGTGAGTCGAGAACGGCGCTGTGCGTTCCAGGAGCGAGCGGCAAGTGTAGATCCGTGGTGTGACCCAGAACGAGGAGATCCTCGTGAGGAGTTGGCTCAAGAGCAGTTGGCGGCAGTGAACAAGCAGGCGATGCGATTAGCAGAGAAGCTCGATGGGTGGTCGCGAGCAGCGATCAGTCGGCGGTTAGCTGAACGGGTTGTAGATGGGACAAGTGTGATGGGTGCAGTCGTGAGTGTGTTCGAGGAATTGCGGACGGCCCCCGGGCAAGTCATTCCGATCGCGGATGTGCGAGATGTGAATCGCAAAGAGGTGAGCATCGAGGGGCAAGTTACCCAGCTGTGGACTCCTGGCAGTCCAAAGATCCAGCAAGTTGGACTGATCGAAGACGACAGTGGTCGTGTCAAATTCACCGTGTGGCGAGCATCGCAAAAGACGGTGGTTGAGGAAGGTGAGACCGTGCAATTTCGATCAGTCGCAAAGAATTGGTACGAGGGGCGGGTTTCGGTGGCAGTAACTGGGTGGAGCGGTATTCACAGTCCCGAGCGCGGTCGCTGGTGGGAATAGTCCGGTAGTGTTGATTTCTTTTTTATTGTGTGCCGAACCGACCCAGGCCCCGCCGCCCCACCCTCCGCTCCGTGCTCGCTTCGCTGTGCGCGCAGCCACGACCGACGTAATAGTTTGCTGCGTTCTGCACTGGCAGGTAATAGTCAAATCCGGTGAATGCCGAGCGACTGTCCAGCGTGCTGCGACGAGTTGTGAGGGTGCTGGTTTAGAGACACTCACGGTCAACACAAGGATGGCGGGACGGTCGTCATGGACGTGGTATGGATTGAGACGCCACAGTCAGCCGAGAGCACGAATCTGGCGGCGTTTGAGGTCTGCCGTCGTCCCAGTAGGGCCGTCAGTTGCTCAGCCAGAGTAGTGTGAAGAGGGGCACCCCACAGGCGGAGATCCGGAGGAAAGACACGGTGGTCACGCCACACGAGAACGAAGGAAATGCGGAAGGTGGACAGTCCAGTCGAGGACAACTATGGTCGCCGAACTGTTACTGACTTCACAGATGTGCCAGTTTGCTTGACTCTGACCGTTGTCGGCAGTTGCTCTTTCATTGTCACCACTAATCGATATGCATCAGCACTCTCATCACCAGTACAACTCCCACTAAACCAGGATGATGTATCGGTACTCCCAACTTTCACAGTGAGTGTCTGGGATGTTTCGGAGTATGAAACATCCATGAGATCTGCTTTGTTGCACGTACTTGACCCAACAAAGAGTGCTCCACGAACGACCACCTGTTTCGACTCCGGTTTGAAAGAGACAATTGGTTGTTCGGTTGGCCCAGGGAAGTCGGTGGTCCTATCAAAGCTTGATTCATAGATGGTGAATTCATAATCCGCAATGGAGTCAAATCCCTCAGCAGTACCTCCGATATTGAGACAGCCACTACCGAGTGCGAGGGCAGTCACAGAAAGGAATACACGGCGTTTCATAGCGAGATATCTGTGTAGTCAAGAATAAGCTTCGTGATGAGTGAAATAACTCTTTGACAGTACTCTCCCTATTATCGTCGCAGCGGCATTCAGAACACCGCCACGCTCTGTCGTGTCTGCCAAGGCATAACGTAAAGACATCTACACACCTCTTAGAAACTATGAATAACCACCCATCACCCGCAACCCGATCCGCATGGACAGCCCGATCGACGCTCATACTCTTTGGGTTTCTTGCACTTACATCACAACTCCCTGCCGTCGTTGATATCCACAGCAATGTGGCCTTCCGACTGCTCTTTATTCCGGCGTATCTTGTTTCAAGTCTCTTTTACGAGGGGCTTGGACTCGAATACATAATCTATGCTCTTGATGGGGTATTTCCAGGCGAACAAACTGCTTTATGGGAGGTAGGACAGATTGTCACGTATTATCTGTTTGCTGTGAGTGCCACATGGCTTGGACGGTGGCTCGAAACCCACAAACAGAAGCCGAATCATCAAACGTCGAGCAACAAAGGAGGGTAACTCCATGACAGTCCGATACACCATTGCAGCAGCGTTCCTGTTGGTCGGTATTCTGTTGGTGGTCATGAATCTATTTAGTCCACCACAAGTGACGGCTATGGGCTGTTCAGAAACATACACGGGTCCAGACACACCTCCTGAACGTCACTGTACAAAAACAACGAGTATCGCCACAGGGCAATTGGTGTATGTCTTGGGAATCGGCGCTGGTGCGATTGGGATTGGCTATGCGCTCGTTTTTAGTGATCAATTCATTGACCGGATCTGAATTGAGTATCCGTATTGCAAGTCGATTAGCGTCGATCTCGACATCCCGCGTGTCTTCTACGACGATCGCAAGTTCACTGTGGAGCGTGTCGAACTGGGGTGTCTCACGGTTATGGGAGACGCTACCGAGCAAAACGTCAAAGATAGTCGCCAGCCAGATAGATATGGAAATACGGAGGTTAGTATAGTATACTAACTCACTACTAGCTCAAAATCTGAAGCAAGAGGGATAGAATCGACTCACGCAGAACACTGCAACTCGCGAAAATCTTCCTCGTATCTATTCCTTATCGCGAGAACTACTTAAACGCGAATTGGTTAGTGGCCGTCGCCCTCCTCGACACGGAATGACCCACTGCAGTTGCTACAACTATACTGCTCCGGGTTACGGACGGTCTTCGAGCGGCGATAGCGCGGAATCCGTCCACCGCAGTCCTCGCAGATGAGCCACCACTTCGGCGTGGTGAAGCGTTCGCAGTGCTG encodes:
- a CDS encoding CehA/McbA family metallohydrolase — its product is MLQTVGGLGALSLATVTTEEVTASKPNERKKRIKGHIEPDTPNWVYVPFDVSDNVTELHVSYDYNKSQKNLLDIGIFDPSGYDRDNADGFRGWSGGERTEFMLSRSEATPGYYPGEIEAGTWNVILGPYRVGAKGIDYTIDVTFREGESDPAFEPTPASNDPLTDTAGWYRGDLHLHTVHSDGDYTPKDILDGARDNGLDFIVSTEHSTTTTSLVWGNYTRPDQRPLIIDGEEITTRAGHYNAIGLEPGQWIDWRYQPENDVLDRFVEEVHDVGGITVANHPFCPYKGCDWRFTYEHMDAIEVWNGPWSWEDEAALQTWDRMLRDGHVLPAVGGSDAHDPGDVIGLPQTVVRADRLGPDGLIAGLANGHAYIAESADVTVTLTATSTSQNASLGETLEVHPETPVNVTLEVTGASSAEATFHTQESIMKIVPIESKQQKTTYNTNAKATDFVRVEVRKQNGDMVALTNPIFLKSFC
- a CDS encoding DUF7342 family protein gives rise to the protein MSNKNPRWPDGMDGAERVQHVAATRTAPRNASWIAEEADVSRDTAVKYLTRLVEQGELTAVETDAGTCYKPDGVTQFLREVRQLAENNSMDDLTAELHAIGDEIDSWQATYDVDSLDDLRRSLGNDELGGEERRERQEIVEEWEYNIEIREALQLAISLKSSLTTLGADPSVHGSSFEGLSQEG
- a CDS encoding DNA-binding protein, with protein sequence MSSKQTIGQIVSVDEQAIECSEEQFESVEKTPELRPSVEQTIQGKVDTNHPDGVGRGLTLAAEERLVARETEITRTRERWDRAQDSEREVQCRRASKAVSRERRCAFQERAASVDPWCDPERGDPREELAQEQLAAVNKQAMRLAEKLDGWSRAAISRRLAERVVDGTSVMGAVVSVFEELRTAPGQVIPIADVRDVNRKEVSIEGQVTQLWTPGSPKIQQVGLIEDDSGRVKFTVWRASQKTVVEEGETVQFRSVAKNWYEGRVSVAVTGWSGIHSPERGRWWE
- a CDS encoding SprT-like domain-containing protein, which codes for MAISPWTAYEQHGWEQFSSTVRHELIHAWQYHKFGDADHGATFTRWTDALDTSQHCERFTTPKWWLICEDCGGRIPRYRRSKTVRNPEQYSCSNCSGSFRVEEGDGH